In Syntrophobacterales bacterium, the sequence ATCAGCGTGGGAATACCCATTTTCTCGCCTACGATCCTCTGGATATCGTACTGGCCGAAGGAGTAGGGCTTGCAGCTCCGGTTGGAGTGCATGACGATTCCATCGACATTGTATTTTTCGGCCATCGCGATTACCTGCTCCGCCATCTGATCGACGCCGATATTCAGGTAGATCCGGCTGTAGCCTTCGGCCATTGTCTCAATAAAATCGTCTTCTTTTATATACTTCATCGAGCCGCACCAGGCGGTGGTGTAGGTATCGGCGACCAGACACGCGCCGGCAGAGGCGAATTTTTCAGAAAGCCATTTCATCCGGTACCAGATCGGGAGGTTGTCCCAGAGGAGACGGTATTTTTCTTCGGCTACCGCGCCGATCTGCTGCGCTACTCGCTCCTGCATCTCCTCGAGCAGGATTTTGTAGTAATCTACCGTCTGCCTTGTTCCCCGAAGCGTTACGATCAGGGCCAGATGAAAAAAGGCGTCAAAGGCGCTCAGCGGCGACGGACGATTCACCGCCATATCGAGCACGGCCTGCCAGAGGCGCTGTCCCTCCAGGGAGAGCTTCCCCACCTCCTGCATCCGGTCGTAATCGAATCTCTTGCCGGTCGCATTTTCCAGAAACTCTATATATTCAAGTATCTGACTTTTTACATATTTCTTTGCTTCAGCGGAAAAATCGACATGGGTAAAGGGGGTATCGAGGATAAACAGCGGAATATTGAAATAGCGGGCCTGCACCTCATACCACTTCAGAACCGTGCCGCAGATGTTGTTGCAGCAGACCAGCATATCCGGTTCCGGGAGTCCGCCGATCGGGCCGCCGTTGATCGGGGCGCAGCCGATATCGGAACGGGCGTAGGAACACAGATCGCTTGAATAGCCCATCTCCTCCGCCTTCCGGCAGAGCTCGACGCCCATCTTCGAGGCCCCGATCATCGCCCCGTGGTTCTCCGGATAAACCGGAATGATGTCCATCGCAATCAGCGGCTCCACCGGGCCGCCGCTCGTTATCCAGGCGACCTTCTTGCCGGTCTGTCCGGCGGTTTTTGCGTCGATGTAGTAGGAGGTCATGATCTCCTTCATCTTCGCCGCCGCCTTGATCTTTCTTCTCTCTTTGCCCTCGTCTTGCTCCGCCACTTCGTCTCTCCCGCTAAATCATCTCGATGAACGCCTCAACCCTTGTTTGCAATTGCCCGCCCGCTTGAAGCGGGTCGTCCACCTCGAGCATCAAACTGGGAATGCCTGCTTTTTCCAATACTTGTTGCAGATATGGATAATCGAAGGCATGGGGATCGCAGAATTTCAGAAAAAAGAAAATCACCCCCTGCGCCCGTTTTTCCACAACCATCTCCACCAGACGCTCCCCCCGATCAGCTATTCCCGCATGCTTTGCCGGGCAGACAATTCTCTTCATGTACCTGTCGGCGATCGCCATGAGCGGATCCGGATTGTCCTCATCGACAGGACCGTTAAAATAGCGGAACCCGGTACAGAGGTTGTCGCCTGCAATAGCGCCGCCGGCTTCCTCAATGATATTGTATATATCAGGATAATTGCATACGCCCCCTTCCAGAAAAATCCGCTTTGGCAAGGGGGCGCCGGCGTCGGGGGCCTCACGGCTGTCAGAGGATAGTTGAACCACGGCATCCTCAACAAGGTCCGCAAGCCGTTTTTTGTCCATAATCATCGCCGCACGGTTAAGTATATATAATTCTTCTCCATTTATAATTGAGGGATTCTTGTTGATCAGCTCGTAGATTCTGGTGAACGACTTGCGGATCCGGTTCATGGCGCTGATCGCTTTGCGCAGGTCGCTATCGGCAATCTCCACTCCGAGCTTTGCCCCCAAATCTTTCCTGAAGATCTCCAAAACATCCCGGAAATAGCTGCGGGCGCTTTCGGTATTCAGTTTCGCCGGCAGAATCAAATCCAAATGAAAAAAACCGTCCTTGTTGATCCGGCAGATATCCGAGAGCCGCTGCATTGTGTCGCAAGTATGCGCAAAAACAATCCCTTCCAAAAAATCAAGCCTTCCGGACAGTGCATCTTCCAACACTCCCCTGGCCAGAGAACAACAATAGGACTGAAGATGGGCGTCGGCCAGGCGCGCCTTCTGTCCGGAGCCGAAAAGACGAAACGGGTGAGCCCCTGTGGCGATGATTATTTCTTCCGGCGTATATGAGCATAAAGTGCCGACAATCTTCTTTTCAGCTTTCAGCGTTTCGGCATAACCATAGGGGTCTTTTGCAATAAGCAGAAGCTCTTCGCTTAGCTTCATCAATGCCTCCTTCAGAGCCTAATAACATTTCACCGCGCTGCGGCCTGGACATCGGTTATCTACACTAAATCGGCTATTTGAATTGCGCCGCGTTGCGGCTCGTTCATTGGCTGCTGACATTGCCCCGGCTGGTTTTACATTTTTGTAAGAATTTCGACGCCCTGTTCGGTAACAAGCACGGTATGCTCAAACTGGGCGCTCAGACTGCCGTCTTTTGTCGTCACCGTCCAGCCGTCCTCCCGTGAGGTGACAACCTCGTAAGATTTCCCCATATTGATCATCGGCTCGACGGTAAAGGTCATCCCCTGCCGCAGCCGCACCGCATCTTCCTTGGTGTAGTGATGATGCACATAGGGCTCTTCGTGAAAATCCCTGCCAATCCCATGACCGCCATAATCGCGAACGATGCTGTAGCCGAACTTGGAGATATATTTTTCAATCGCCCGGCCGACCTCGTAGAGAAACTTCCCGGGCTTGATCTCGTCTATTCCCCGATACATGGCATTCTCCGTGCGGGAAACAAGATTTTTCGCCTCTTCCCCTCCGTCGCCGACCACATAGGTTCGTGAAGAGTCCCCGAAATAGCCGTCGAGAATGACGGTAACATCGACATTAACGATATCCCCATTCTTAAGTATTTCTTTTTCCGAGGGAATTCCATGACAGACCACATTGTTCACCGAGGTGCAGATGCTCTTCGGGAAACCATGATAATTCAGCGGCGCGGAAATCGCCCCGTGCTTTTGCGTATATTCCTGGCAAAGATCATTCAGAAATAACGTGCTTACTCCTTCTTTAACAGATGGTTCTATATACTTGAGGAGCTGTGCGGCCAGCTTTCCGGCCTTTCGCATTTTTTCGATATCATCCTTGTTTTTAATAATAATCATAAGCCCGCTCTTGATCAGATCGTTGAAAGTGCATGCATGTTACTGTTTATTAAGTATTTTCTGTAAAAACAGTTAGGACTGTTGCGACCTCCCGCCCTGCCGTTCTGGTAAACCATTTCCCGGAATATTAGTCAAGCCGTTTTAGCGGCAAGGTCGGCGAGAAGGTCTTGACTGCGTGACTGTTTTTTCATTGACAGACAATCTCGATTTACCTATAGTTGGCAGCGAAGCGCTTTAATTGTCAGGAAACATTCCCGTTTACTGCCCAATCATCCGGCTGCCATGAAAAACCGTCAGAAACAGCAGGCTCCACATCAAATATCGCATCTCCTTGCCGAATCCCGGCTCGTCATCCATTTGTCGGGTGAATTCGGACTCAAGACCCTGCCTGTCTTTTCCAGTGAGATAAACAATCTGCTGGAAAATGCAGAAACCATTCAGGAAATAGAATTAGATTTTTCCCGCGTCTCCTATTTCGACAGTGCCGCCGCCCTGGCCATTTTGACCATCAGGCAATCCTGCGCGGCAAGGGGCTTCGCTGTTCAACTCGTCAATTTCCCTGAAAAAATAGAAAGAATTTTCGGCGTAATTGACCAGAACGTCCTGACCAAACCCCCACTGAAGACAACGGTAAGACGCGAAGGAGCGATCACCCGGATCGGTGGGGATTTTCTCGAATTTGTACACGATACGCAGGAATTTATTACATTTTTTGGCGCACTGCTGGTTGCCGTGGCTAATGCCGTTTTTCATCCCCGCTCGGTACGCGCCAAAGACGTCCTGTTTTATATGACGCAGGCCGGCGTCAACGGTCTGCCGATTGTCGGTTTGATCAACCTGCTGATCGGGCTCATCATTGCTTTCATGTCTTTCCTGCAACTGCGCCTGTTCGGCGCCAATGTTTACGTCCCGGCGCTTGTCAGTTTCGCGATGGTCAAGGAGCTGGGGCCGATCATGACGGCGATCCTGGTGGCTGGTCGTTCCGGCTCCGCGTTTGCCGCCGAAATCGGGACAATGGTCGTCAATGAAGAGGTGGACGCACTGAAAACAATGGGTTTCGATCCAGTGGCATTCCTGGCCGTTCCGAAAGTTTTCGCCTTGCTGATCGCGGTCCCCATCCTGACCCTGTACGCCGATCTGTTCGGCGTCATCGGCGGCTTGACCGTCGGCGTAATCGGCCTTGACATGTCGTTTAATACGTATATTACACAATCACTGAATGCCGTCGGCGTTTTTGACGTCGTTGCCAGCCTGATCAAGGCGGCGGTTTTCGCGGCGCTCATTGCCGGAATTGGCTGCCAGCGGGGGTTTCTGGCCCGTTCCGGAGCGCAGGATGTCGGCAAGTCCACAACATCCGCGGTCGTAGCCGCCATCTTTATGATCGTAGTCGCTGATTCCTTTTTTGCCATTGTGCTGTACTATCTAAGATAATTGTTTGCGGAAGGAGCCGCCTTGTTCGCTATGGAAAACAGCTCAATAATTACGGTGGAAAATCTGACCGCCCGGTTCGGCGACAACATCGTCTTTGCTGACGTCAGCTTTCAGGTAAAAAAAGGAGAAGTACTTGTTATTGCAGGAGAAAGTGGCTGCGGTAAATCCACGCTGCTGAAAATAATGATCGGACTGCACAGGCCCGCCTCGGGAAGGGTTCTGTTTCGGGGTGAGGACATCAGGGGCGCGGATGAGCAGGAATTAAACCTATACCGGCGCAGTATCGGTGTCCTTTTCCAATCTTCCGCCCTGTTCAGCTCCATGACGCTCAGCGAAAATATCGCCCTGCCGCTCCGGGAATACACCGATCTCGACGACGGGACCATTGACCTGCTGGTCAAAATGAAACTGGGGATGGTAAATCTGGCCGGATACGAAAATCACTATCCGGCGGAACTGTCGGGGGGGATGAAAAAACGGGCCGGCATCGCCAGGGCAATGGCGCTTGACCCAACTGTACTTTTTTTTGACGAACTGTCGGCGGGGCTGGACCCGGTTACCGCTGCCGAACTCGATAATCTGATTATCAAAACCAATGAAGCGCTGGGGACGACAATGGTTATCGTCACCCACGAATTGGAATCCATCTTCAAAATTTCCCATCGCATCATCATGTTGAGCAAGGCGGCGGGAGGCATCATCGCAGAGGGGAGTCCCGCCGACATGAAGGAACACTCGACAGACCCCCTGGTTCGTAATTTCTTTTGGAGGCAGGCGCCCGGGGCGTTGCTTCAGGAGAGTTCTTATGGCCAGTAAGAATAAAAAATTCATCACCGGGCTTTTCGTTCTGAGCGGTTTATTGATCGGCGCAATTGCCATCATCTGGCTCGGCGCGTCGGATATGTTCCTGAAGGGGGCGCTTTACAACGTTTATTTTGACGAATCGGTACAGGGGCTGCAGGTGGATTCGACGGTCAAATACCGGGGCGTGGAAATCGGCAAGGTCAAAAGCATAAAAGTCGCGCCCGACAACATGCTGATTGAAGTCGTCATGAAGATCGATCTGTCCAGCGATTTACAGAAAAACACCTATGCCCAGTTGCGAACGGCCGGCATTACCGGAATCGTCTTCATTGAACTGGATCGGATCAGCCCGGAGATCGTTGTTAACTTCCGGAATGTTCCCTTCGTTTCCGACCATCCCGTCATCCCGTCGCGCCGCTCGGAAACCAGCCGGTTTTTGTCCGATGCCAACACCATCCTGCAAAATATTAAAGCTATTGATTTTAAAGGTGTATCTGAACAAATCAAGGATTCCGCCCGTTCGCTTGAGGTTTTCATGACCGACAAGCGTCTGACCAGAATAATCGCCAATCTGGAATCCGCCTCCCTCATCCTTGACCGCTCCGCCGCCAGGATAAAAGAAAAAATTGACGCATTCGAGACGGAAAGCGTCCGGAGAGATATCGCCGCCACCCTTGCCGAAACGCGCGTTCTGATCAAAAGCGCCAGGCAGGAGATCGAAGCAATGCAGCTTCCCCGGCAGGCGGCAATAGCGGGCGAGGCTATCGAGGCGATAGATAAGAGCTCAAGGGCGATCGCCCTGAAGCTGCAGGATTCGTCAGAAAACCTGCGGACGGCCTCCGAATCC encodes:
- a CDS encoding 2-hydroxyacyl-CoA dehydratase, with product MAEQDEGKERRKIKAAAKMKEIMTSYYIDAKTAGQTGKKVAWITSGGPVEPLIAMDIIPVYPENHGAMIGASKMGVELCRKAEEMGYSSDLCSYARSDIGCAPINGGPIGGLPEPDMLVCCNNICGTVLKWYEVQARYFNIPLFILDTPFTHVDFSAEAKKYVKSQILEYIEFLENATGKRFDYDRMQEVGKLSLEGQRLWQAVLDMAVNRPSPLSAFDAFFHLALIVTLRGTRQTVDYYKILLEEMQERVAQQIGAVAEEKYRLLWDNLPIWYRMKWLSEKFASAGACLVADTYTTAWCGSMKYIKEDDFIETMAEGYSRIYLNIGVDQMAEQVIAMAEKYNVDGIVMHSNRSCKPYSFGQYDIQRIVGEKMGIPTLMIEADMVDERSFSESQVETRIEAFIEVLQGKK
- a CDS encoding 2-hydroxyacyl-CoA dehydratase family protein codes for the protein MKLSEELLLIAKDPYGYAETLKAEKKIVGTLCSYTPEEIIIATGAHPFRLFGSGQKARLADAHLQSYCCSLARGVLEDALSGRLDFLEGIVFAHTCDTMQRLSDICRINKDGFFHLDLILPAKLNTESARSYFRDVLEIFRKDLGAKLGVEIADSDLRKAISAMNRIRKSFTRIYELINKNPSIINGEELYILNRAAMIMDKKRLADLVEDAVVQLSSDSREAPDAGAPLPKRIFLEGGVCNYPDIYNIIEEAGGAIAGDNLCTGFRYFNGPVDEDNPDPLMAIADRYMKRIVCPAKHAGIADRGERLVEMVVEKRAQGVIFFFLKFCDPHAFDYPYLQQVLEKAGIPSLMLEVDDPLQAGGQLQTRVEAFIEMI
- the map gene encoding type I methionyl aminopeptidase, translated to MIIIKNKDDIEKMRKAGKLAAQLLKYIEPSVKEGVSTLFLNDLCQEYTQKHGAISAPLNYHGFPKSICTSVNNVVCHGIPSEKEILKNGDIVNVDVTVILDGYFGDSSRTYVVGDGGEEAKNLVSRTENAMYRGIDEIKPGKFLYEVGRAIEKYISKFGYSIVRDYGGHGIGRDFHEEPYVHHHYTKEDAVRLRQGMTFTVEPMINMGKSYEVVTSREDGWTVTTKDGSLSAQFEHTVLVTEQGVEILTKM
- a CDS encoding ABC transporter permease; translated protein: MKNRQKQQAPHQISHLLAESRLVIHLSGEFGLKTLPVFSSEINNLLENAETIQEIELDFSRVSYFDSAAALAILTIRQSCAARGFAVQLVNFPEKIERIFGVIDQNVLTKPPLKTTVRREGAITRIGGDFLEFVHDTQEFITFFGALLVAVANAVFHPRSVRAKDVLFYMTQAGVNGLPIVGLINLLIGLIIAFMSFLQLRLFGANVYVPALVSFAMVKELGPIMTAILVAGRSGSAFAAEIGTMVVNEEVDALKTMGFDPVAFLAVPKVFALLIAVPILTLYADLFGVIGGLTVGVIGLDMSFNTYITQSLNAVGVFDVVASLIKAAVFAALIAGIGCQRGFLARSGAQDVGKSTTSAVVAAIFMIVVADSFFAIVLYYLR
- a CDS encoding ATP-binding cassette domain-containing protein; the encoded protein is MENSSIITVENLTARFGDNIVFADVSFQVKKGEVLVIAGESGCGKSTLLKIMIGLHRPASGRVLFRGEDIRGADEQELNLYRRSIGVLFQSSALFSSMTLSENIALPLREYTDLDDGTIDLLVKMKLGMVNLAGYENHYPAELSGGMKKRAGIARAMALDPTVLFFDELSAGLDPVTAAELDNLIIKTNEALGTTMVIVTHELESIFKISHRIIMLSKAAGGIIAEGSPADMKEHSTDPLVRNFFWRQAPGALLQESSYGQ
- a CDS encoding MCE family protein, which translates into the protein MASKNKKFITGLFVLSGLLIGAIAIIWLGASDMFLKGALYNVYFDESVQGLQVDSTVKYRGVEIGKVKSIKVAPDNMLIEVVMKIDLSSDLQKNTYAQLRTAGITGIVFIELDRISPEIVVNFRNVPFVSDHPVIPSRRSETSRFLSDANTILQNIKAIDFKGVSEQIKDSARSLEVFMTDKRLTRIIANLESASLILDRSAARIKEKIDAFETESVRRDIAATLAETRVLIKSARQEIEAMQLPRQAAIAGEAIEAIDKSSRAIALKLQDSSENLRTASESLKGLAESLKNNPSELIFGRPGPPRKPLE